ACTGAGTTGAAGTGCATACGGTACTTGAACATCCTCAAAGCTTCAAATTTTCTGAATTACCTGTTACTGTTGGATCCATTTACAGTTCCTATTTTTAAGATAATTGAATAATATTCCGGCCTTTGTTCAATGAGCTACtgttaattattataaagttcACACATGAACAAACTTAGCACACACTGACACAATGTAGGTAGAAAACACAAACTAATAGAAAGCAACGCATGATAAAAGAACCCTCAATTACTGAATTCTATTCGAGAGTCTCCATCCAAGTAGTAAAAAAGGTACATAATCGTCGACTCAAGTTTACGACATGTATCATTTATTAGCTTAATATTATCATCATGCTTTTATAGTTGAGCCTAACCCCGAAGTTAATATGTTGCTCTGAAAAATACTTGTAAATAAGATTTTAATGGTGTTTTATcataaaccatatcatttctattAAGACAaagagcccaacatatagcaGAAGCCTCTACAATAATAAgttctttgattttttattaacaCCCACGAGTTAATTCCCAAATATATAAGAAACATTAAGGGGAGGGCATAATCCAAAAGAGAATTGAATTGACTGTATTACCTGAATGACTGTATTTACAGTTCCTATGAATGGCTGTATTACCTGAAGCTGTACCTGTAGCTGTACACCGAAATGTTAACAATCTCATACTACCACCAGTTTACCCTTCAACTTGTAAAGGCGCAGCcataatttaaatttcaaaagtttATTTCGTGATTTTCTTAGCGTAGTTTATTCTTCGACATTTGCTCTTAAAGTATTAATAAGACCGCTAATTCACAAATTATTATTCTGGTAAGACAGTCAGCATGATTGAGCTGGTGATTGTGAATTTGATGAAATCGAGGGTTTCCCATTGCTTACGTTTGTTTCCAGCGAAGAGCTCAACACTCAACAGTTTGAGCTTttggtaaaataaaaaaaaaacagcttgaGCTTTGGACAGcaatagtaaattaaattggaATAAGTGTGCTTTCCCTCCCTCAACTCATGGCCGTGTATGAATAgcatccctcaaccacaaaatcgGGTATAAACCATCCCCCAACTCTGAAAACTGTTACAAATCAACTCAACGGACGGTTTTGGAGgcagttttgtcctacgtggcgcttacgtggtgggttgacttggtcttcatcctATGTAGCATcaacgtggcgcttaggtggcacaaaataaaacaaaattcaaGAAGTGGAGGCGAGGCGACAGAATCGAGCAGCAAGATTAACGGCAAGACAAGTAGCACATGGTGGCTGCCTAATTCAGAGAAGACGTCGGCGATCACGCGAAACAAGAAAGGGGAACGAACAGAATAAATCAGAGACCATGAAATCGTCGAAGAACACGAGCAAATAGCAAACAAGCTAGCGGAGTTCTTCTAGCGTGCGCGCGACGTGGAGCGGGTGTCCGCCATGCGCAGCTGCGGGCAatgccgccgtcgtccccgtgCCGAAGCCTCTCCCGTCCTCATGTTGCAGCACAACCCGGTGCTCGGCAACATCCCCAGTGGCTTCCTTCTCAGAAGGCCGGCGAGCTTCTCCCGCGCGCGGATGGACGGCGAGCTATTTCCCCACGCgcggacggccggcgagctcctcccgcGCGCACGGCCGGCCGACGAGATCCTCCCCGCGCGAGGACGGCCGGCGACTTGGAGGGGCTTCCTCGTCCTTCATGAACCCCTCTCAGACGATGCCCCGGCGCCCTCCAGCCTCCTCTGCGTGCTCGATCCGGGCTGCTcccccgcgcgcggcgcggcgcggccagcCGACGAGCTCGTCCCCTGTGCGCTGTCTCCCCGCCCTGCTGATAGAAGGCAAGAGGAGGAAGATAtgaaagagaaagaggggaaGAGATGAGGGAGAAGATGAGATGATGTGGAGactgctgacatgtgggtcccgctTGATGAGCAAGTCAACTGCCACGTAAACAAGTCAATTGCCACGTAGAACAAAACCGCCTCCAAAACCGCTTAGGAGTTGATTTGCAACGGTTTTCAGAGTTGGGGATGGGTTATACCCggtttgcggttgagggatgctATCCATACACGGCCATGAGTTGAGGGAGggaaagtggacttattccaattAAATTTGATGAAATCGCCTTCCTGTGGGCCTTCAAGATGGGCCGGCACTATCCAACAAGGGCCCCGGCCATTCTCCATTTCTGGGCGGAGCAAACTCGACGGCaagagccgccgtcgccgacgacgaccatcGCTTCCGTGATGGgagggcaggcggcggcggcggtggtgacgatTGCCGAAGTGTCCTCCTTCTTGGCGCGGgtcgtcccccccccccccccccaacccaccACGAGCCCCGCCGACCGAGGCCGCCATGGTCGGTCGCCGGCCCTGGGGCAGAGGGTCTCTCATCGGGATGAGGTCACAGCACATCGCTGAATCCCCACGGCGACTCGGGATGTCGATTCCGCCCTCCTCAACGGGGAGGGTCTCGCTTGGGATTCATTGGTACAAGGTTCGTCTTGCTCTGCTTGTTTGCTGATGGATTGAGTTCTGCGTGTGacgtgttcgacgaaatgccgtAGTTAGTTCGCGTGCCATGTCTGTTGTTATGTAGTTGCAGAAGCTCAGCTTCTATATATCTTCTACAGTGTGTTCTTCCAATATTGTTGATTGAGTATGGTTTATCTGTGTTTCTCTGACTCTTTGTAAATTGAATTTTACCAAGAGAAATAGTTACAAGATGAAGTTTACAACTTCGTCACCCATTTGAGAATTTAAAATTGGCATGCATGTTCTTGCTGTATTGATACAAATATTTTCTTCACAGccatttgaataaatttttttttgttatacttGAAGAATACAAGTGTGTATTTGGTGCATCCTCCATTGAACGTTGCTTCTCCTTGCCGCTCAGCTACACGGGTGCATGATATGCGTCATCCCCGCAGggaggctctttttttttttggactgtTTATTCGTCATCTGACTTGCTGTTTTCTTATCTATCACTACTTTTACCAACTATTGGATCAACATACAACTCATGTTCTTTTCATGAATAAACAATGTTCTCACAATAAGGCCTTGTTTGGTTAATCCCTGTGAGgaagggattggaggggatttattccacacctattgtggtgtggaattattccttctcaatcccctccaatcctcttcaatcctctctaaaccgaacaaggcctaaagGAATTGCACCTCAGTAAATCCCGACATATACAatgcaaacatttttttttgtgtgtgtagagAAGTTTTAaagcacacacatatatgtcctTGCGTAAATATAAAGCCACACATATTTAAAGTTGCAACAAAGTTGTACAAGAGTTCCTTGTAATTTTATAAAGTGTGCAAGTTTCATGTGACCTATaaacaaggaaaaaaatcagGCAACTGATAAATAGCAAAAATGCTATctgtgttcttttcttttgatgCAAGGGTATCAATGGGGCTGCTGTTATCATTTAACGTCGCATTGAGCAGTTTTATATCACCATGCTGATGTTTTCAATTGAGGTTTCATTTACAGGTATGCTGTAAGTGTACTAAAACTGCTGATAACACTTAGAATATGAAGCAGTTTTATGTACTTCCATGTTGATGTTTTTAATTGAGCTGCATTTTACTAAAACTTCTGATAACACCTAACACAATGAACAATTCTTTATACCGTcatgttgacttttttttataattgaaATTGCATACATGGTAAGCTACAACTGTACTATATACTAAAACCATGTATATTTATTCATTGGGCTCCAATCATAATTCTTTATTAATTTGCAGACGTTTACCAGTTCTTTAGAAAACAATACATCATGCCAGTCTGACTTAAGGATATTTTTTCCTGAAGTGTACACATCAAGAACTTGGTTTTGGAATCTAGCTTGGTTGCAAGGTTTTGCAATTTCTCTCAGTTGCAGCCACCGGATTTGGAAGTTGGAACCAACCATTCAATCATTACTCAACTGCTCATGCCATCATATTTGTGTAGTTCAAGCTGTGTCAAAACACAAAcaggtcacaactcacaaccagGCAGACACGGGGCAAGAGAGTTGACAGTGGTGAAGTTGCAGTACAATGGCGGAGGTGGCGTTGTTGGCCGGCTCATGATGGATTGTGTCACCGATCGTGAAGAAGATCATTAATGATGCTAGAAAATACCTTGGAAAGGACATGGAGCATGAGCTGGAAGATTTGGAAACTACCGTCATGCCACAGTTCAAGTTGGTGATTGAAGCGGCAGAGAGGAGCCCCCGCAGGGTGGAGCTGGAGCGCTGGCTCTGGAAGCTCAAAACAGCCTTCTATGACGCTGAGGACCTGCTGGACATGCACGAGTACAAACTCCTTGAGCGTGAAGCAACATGCAACAACCCTACCTCCTCAACCTCCAACGCGCTCCTTGCACACATGTCTGCTGTGTCCAATTTGCTCCCTGCCAACAGAAAGCTACTGCGCAAGCTGAAAGAACTGAAGAACATCCTGGTGGAAGCCAAGAACTTCCATCAAGAATTTCTCTCAGCAGATGGTACTGCAGCAGCCATCATGGGGCCTAACGTCAACAGcagcaacaccaccaccacgtcGCTTCCCACTTCAAAAGTATTTTGCCGTGACGCAGACCGTGACCATGTTGTACGTATGCTCTGCAATCCAGATGACGCCGATGCTAGTGGTGAGAGAAATTATTCTACCTTGGCCATTGTTGGACATGGAGGTTCAGGGAAAACCACACTGGCACAGTATATCTACAATGATGAGCGTGTGGTGAATCATTTCGATGTAAGGATGTGGATCTGTATTTCTCGTAAACTCGACGTGCATCGCCACACATCCGAGATCATGGAGTCTGCcacaaacaataatcaaggtgTGCATTTTACTAACCTTAACAATCTCCAGTGCGCGCTGAGAGGCGCCCTACAAGAGTCACAGAGGTTCCTACTTGTGTTAGATGATGCTTGGTTTTATGGTTTCCAGGATGAGGAGGAATGGGCAAAACTGTTAGCTCCTCTAGTTTCTCGGCAGCGTGGAAGCCAAGTTTTGGTAACATCTCGATCAGCGAGTCTCCCAGCTCCTCTTTGTTGTAAACAAGTTTTTCCTTTGCAGAACATGAAAGATACTGAGTACTTGGCACTTTTCAAATACCATGCATTTGCTGGAGAGCAGCAGAATCGTGAGGAGCTACAAGATATTGCTGGAAAAATAGCTCCAAAGCTTGGACAGTCTCCTCTGGCAGCGAAAGTTGTCGGTTCTCAGTTGAGCAGGAACATGACTGTTGCTGCATGGGAAGATGCTCTCAAGAGTGATAACTTGGGTGAGACCAGAGGAGCCCTATTGTGGAGTTATCAGAATCTAGATCCTAACATACAAAGGTGTTTTATGTATTGCAGCTTATTTCCAAAAGGTCATCTGTATGAAATTAATGAGTTGGTTCACCTCTGGGTAGCAGAGGGGTTTGTTGCTGACTCGAGCAATCAGAGTAGGACATTAGAAGATGTTGGCAGGGCCTACTTCAGGGAGATGGTATCTGCTTGTTTCTTTCAGCAAGTTCGTACAAAATTTGAGAATATATAcaatatgcatgatattatCCATGACTTAGCAGAAACACTTTCCAAAGGTGACTGTTTCAGACTAGAAGACAGTGTGACAGAAATACCACACTCCGTTCGGCACTTGTCTGTTTATGTTGATACACTGGAACATCATAAACAAAGCATATGCAGGTTGATTCATTTGCGCACTGTTATCTGCATGGAGCCGGTAATGGATGATGTGAATAAACTATTTCGTGAGGTATTCTGTAAGACGAAGAAATTGCGAGTCTTGCTTTTGTGCTTTCATAATGGTAACAAGCTGCCTCAATCTATTGGTGAGTTGAAGCACCTGCGGTATCTGAACATCCACAAAACTTCAATTTCTGAACTACCTGGAGCATTGTGTACTCTTTACCATTTACAGTTCCTTCGGATACATGGAGATGTCAACAATCTGCCTACAAAGATCTGCAACTTAAGTAAATTGCGGCATCTTGAAGCATGCTCTCGTTATCCCCGTCCTTCATCTGGGTTCATTGGACAACTAGTTGTGCCTAAGATTCCTTATATAGGCAAGTTGACTAAACTCCAACATATCCTAGAGTTCTGTGTGGCAAAGCAGAAGGGACATGAGCTACAGCAGTTAAGGGACATGACAGAGCTTAGCTCCagtttaataattaaaaatctcGAGAATGTCAGAACAAAGGACGAGGCTTTGGAGGCGGTACTGGATAATAAAATTCGACTACGTCGTTTGCTATTTTCCTGGAGTTACCCAAACGACTTGCATATAGACGACAGTCTGCATTTGGAGGTTCTAGAAGGTCTGAGGCCACCTCGTGAACTTCGTCACCTTTCAATTACAGGTTACAGATCTCCTGTATATCCAAGCTGGTTGTGTGAAGATTATATTGTTAATTTAAATGCTCTTGACCTTAGGAGTTGCTCCGCCGTTGAAGGTTTACCACCCAGTGTACAACTCATGAAGCATTTCCATCATATATTCCTCTGCAACATCCGAAACCTGAAGACATTACTGTGCTTTCCAGGAGGCCTTCAATCCTTCACTATCAGTGGTTGCCCATTGCTTAGATTTATTTCTAGCGGAGAGCTTGGACAGCATGAACTACATACGAACTTGATGAAAGCGGACAATTTGTCATCCCGGCTTTCAATGATCTGGGAGACACAGAGAGGGTCAGAGGTACATAAACGTAAGATCAAGGATGCACTGGTATCCGAATCTTCATCTATGAAGCAGTTGATGGCATTGATGGATGATGATATATCAGCACAACTCCAAATCCTGAAGAGTGCTTCAGGAAGTGAAAGAGACGAGGTATTGTTGGAGGAAGACACCATAAAAGCATGGCTGTATTGCCAAGAGCAAAGGACGAAACTTATCTATGCAAGGCCCAGTGAGAATCTATTGCTTCTCCCATCATCACTTTGGTTTCTCTCCCTTTCGTCATGCAGTCTCACTGATGGAGCTTTAGCTGTTTGCCTTCAAAGACTCACCTCACTGAAAAGTTTGTATATAATGCAGATCATGAGCTTAACTTCATTTCCATCACCACAGGTGCTTCAGTGCTTAACGGTGCTTGAAAACTTGCATATTCGTTCTTGCTGGTGCCTCAGATCATTGGGTGGCTTACGAGAGGCAATCTCCCTTTCAGAACTCGAGATAGATTCCTGTGTTTCGTTAGAGTTGGTGGATGGAAATGGAATAGCCACTATGCCACCCTCTATTGAAAAGCTCTCTGTTTCTGGCTGTGTTCTTGGGACTGATTTCCTCACTACTGATTTCCCACATCTGCATAGCATTTCCATCACATGCTGCAGAAGCTCTTCATCATTGGCCATCGGTCATCTTCATTCCCTGGAATCAGTCTCACTGAATAACATGCCAGATCTGTGCTTTCTTGAAGGTTTATCATCATGCTCACATCTCCAGGACATACATCTGATAAATGTTCCCAAGCTTATCACGGAGTCTTTCACCCAGCATAATGCATGCAAATCACTCGCTATTAATAGCGAGGCCATGCTCAGTCTCATGCTCTCTATAAAGGATTTTGTGCTCCCAGAGAAACTCTGTTTTGAAAATTATGACGAGGCATCCCTTACATTTGGAACCTCTGCAAATTTCACATCTATCAAGTCTCTGGAGTTCAATGACTCTAAAGTCATGTACCTGCCAAACAGTTTGAAGAACCTGTCCAGTCTGGAGAGAATCAAATTCGACAGATGCCCAAACTTATCACTTTTACCAGATTTCCCTGATTCTGTCCAGCAAATTGAAATACAAGAATGCGAGTGCTTGAAAAGAAGCTGCCAGGCACCTAATGGAGAAAACTGGCCAAAGATTGAGCACATCCGTTGGAAGCTGATTGAATTTTCCAAACACGATGAAGGCATAATGTGGTGCAATGTAAGTTTTGATACTTCTATATCtgcaataattatattttttgatCAGTCCTACAAAAAGTTAAGGCCTTACTACTATGTGCATATGTTAGATAAAAAATTGGCAGGGTATAACTGAACATATTTCACCGGAAGACTAATCATTTCTTTTCTGGATGAGTTCATTTATAAACATAATcattaattgctaattttggattattATGCCAGAAATAATTTATTAACACTCCTTATCAAGTACAATTTTTACCACTAATAATTCCAAACTGTAAGAAACCTATGTACTTATTGATGCTTACATAGCGACTCAAATGAATGTTTAATGGACATTAAGTATAAAAATCTAAATTCCTGAAACAATAAACATCGATTTATAATTATGCAAATGTTACAGCATTAATAGCCCATACGAATTAGCGACTAGTAGAATCCAATTGATTTTGTTATGAGATCTCTACTAATTCCATAAAGATTTTATTGTTCTGGTCCTATCAGGCACAGGTATGATAAAGTTGGAATTTTTTCTCGAATATATAATAAAGTTGGAATAGCTACCTACCCTAAGAAGCTACAGCCTGGACAACCTGTCGCCTGGTAAGTTTATCATTTGGCGCTCTTGATTTTTCTTGCAGTGAGAGAGCCTTAACTTTGTCATGCGTGGTGCCACGGTCACAAAGAAAGCATGTAAAATATAGGTAAATATGTTCCTTTATCATAATACAAGGATGTACTGCCCGGTATATTGTCTAGTGAACGATACAAATTAGAACTTAAATAAGCTCTTTACACGGTACTATTCTCCGTATTAAGCACAAACGAAGTAAATATGTATCAGTTTCCAATGAATAAGCTAACCTTAGTAATTAATCCTTTAGTTTTGACAGACACTGCAAGAATCACGAGTAATTAACAACTCGTCACAACTGAATTGCTACTGTTTACAAActgtattccctccgtcccataatataagggatgtTGGAGGGACGcgcctgtccagattcgttgtcctaaGATGTGTCACgtccctccaaaatcccttatattatgggacggagggagtaaatctcTTGTTCATCCAGGACTGCAGACTATTTAGCTAATCCTATGTATATTTGTGACAGTAAGGGCACCGGTGCGCCATCACCAACTCAATAAGGGAACAGGCCGCGCACCTTATCTGATCCGCTTGATGATGGATGGTGTTGTGGTGAAGACAGCGTCATCGGGAGAGCCGGAGAAGTTGAAGGTGCAGAGAATAAAACTCAAATCTGGACCTTTCCTTTCTTCAGAATTCATGGGTGAACCGCTAATTACGATATTCACATGACATCTACTCCTATAAGTGCCGCACTTGTATTGATCGAACGGCTCTTATTAAAAGTTGACATGGCTCATATCAGTGTTTTGATAAATTTCATCTTcgaatgaaaattttaattttccatCCCTTCCGTCAGGTTGGAATTTTCTGGCATTTTCTAATTCAGGGTACATACACTCCAATTTGAAATCAGCATTGTCTTCACAAAAATAACTGGTAAGTTCATGAACTGTTGATGTACGATCCATATTCCATGTGTTAGTGTCAGCATCATCACTCCTAAAAAGGTTCTGGTACTGTGCATGTCAGGTTTCAGAGATGACTATATGCTTGGCAATTCCATTGCAGAAATAGCTGGGTGATGCttgacattttcttttttcagatgTCCTTCCAACAGTAGAGAGCTGGTATTTCGCAAATTGCATTAGAATTGTGAAGTTGTGTGGTTTAAATGCTTAGCAAAGGTTACATCTTCgtgctatatattttttgatgTCTCGTCCTATGTGTGGTTGAACTGTTGAAGGTGTTAGTATTACTACACTTGGTTTCAGACAAGTGAGCACAAACAGTTATCACATTGCCGTTGCCAAACATATCTTGTTTATAGAGCAGGCATAATAGTGGACGGTAGAATGTCCACATAGGATTTTTATgagttggaggagagaggggaagagagagagagagagagcactaGCGGTCGCCAACATATCATGTTTTCGGAGCAGGTATAATAATGAGTCATTCTACgtaaattttgtaaatttttttatgagttGGAGGagcgagaggaagagagagagagagagagcgcgcgcaCTAGCGGACGAATCCCGACTATACACTCCGGCCGAGGTCGTGGGGCCTGCTAGGAGAGGAGCAATGGTGCACCATCCTGATCAACCTGCGTACTCACCTGCCCGACGACAATGGCACCATCCTGGGCTAGCCATCGTCCACCTCCACCAGGTTCATCCTCGTCTGTTGCCCCGACCGACATTGTCCAACTTGGCCACCGCCGTCTTCCGCTTCGACCGCATGGCCGCCCTCATCCAACTCGGCCGATGTCGTCTCTAGCGTCCACCGGACCGCCACTGCCATCACCTGCATCCGCCGACTGCTCATCGGtaaagaaaagaagaacgaGAATAAGATGGAAAGGGAAGGGAAGAGAGAGGTCCCATGAAGAGAATAAAATAgttatattacaatatttttctCTTGTAGACATTAGCTACATTATAAAATGATATGATCAATTTTTTTACGAGCTAGCAGCGCACTATCTTATTGACCTTGCTTTTAAGAAGGAATCACGATACTCTAACGTTTAAAGTTGCGTGACTTTGAAAATAGAGGCTTGTTCTATGATAAGATCAGGATTACCATTGTTCTAATCATCTTGCTTCTTTTCTCTATTACTCTGGTCCAACTAGTAGCTCTCTGAAGCTGCTGATAGCAGTGTCAcgggctaattattttttttctttttattacacGGTAAACGCACAAACACCACAGGATACTACACTTATATTCAGCGAATATATTTCAACACAGACTCTAAGAGACAGAAATTAATGTACATATCTGAACTTAATAAAACCCTATTAAAAAATCCACCTGCATATTTGTAATATTCGTGGGCACGGGGATTTAGTCCATGAAATCAAAGACACAGCATCACCACACCCGGTACTTCCACTCTTTTCGTTGATTCTGATTGAAAATCTCGAGTTACGTTAGTCCGTTACTTTATTACTCAGCTGATTCAGATTAttctagtttttgtttttatttttcttcttattttcacctgttagatttattatttttcttcgtATTTTCACCTGTTAGATTTTAGAAAGTTGATGCGTTTGTCGGGtactaagaaaaagaaaaaaacaaaagctagaaaataaatttattgaaTCGCAAAAGGTGCTTATACACAAGTTCTTTTCAGCTTCAGGTTATGTTGTTTCTGGCAACAATCATTTCGAGGTAGTGTCCCTAATGATTTATGCATAAAAAATTGCCCAAACAAGCGTCTCTTTATGAGAGACATTGGATATTTGTCATCTCTTTGCTGGAGCATTATCAATGGAATCGTTGGAGCTCAGTTATTTGATGCATGAATATTTGAAATACTACTTTTATTTCTCAGTTGTTAGTTTTTCTATTGTAGAATCAATATTTCGGTAGCAGGTGAAAGAGAGTTGTTTGTTCCGTTTTCCACGCGTACGCTTACCAAACTACTGAACGATGcggtttttgtaaaaaaaattctatatgaaagttgctttaaaaaatcatataaatttaaaatagttaatgctcaactaatcatacgctaatggctcacctcgttttgcgtatgcatatcttctcaatcttctctttttccaTCCTCTCAAACTTAATAGTCTACTCTTTAGCATTTTTCGCAGTTGCTTGAGTTTCGGATTCTGATTCTATCacaatttttgataaattttgagtAAACTTTGGTTGAATTTTactattctaaattttaattcaCCAAATCCTTTCAAATTTTCACTCGGAATATACTTTTATCCCACGTCAAAACCTCAAAATTTCGCGGTTCTCGATATTTTCCTAAAACCCTGCTAGTGTAGTGTCGACTGTCGAGGCGTCGATGCTGCGGTGCGGAGAACACAAAAAACCCACACCCACAAAAAGCCTCTGCCGCCGCTGacgcgccgacggcggcggcgtcgccggctcGGCGCCATGCTCCACCTCCGcaaccacctcctcccccttctccacgccgccacctcctcctcctcccctctgcagctcacccgccaccgcctcctctccaccgccgcaaGATCCCCCTTCTCCGTCGAGCACTACCTCGTCGCCACCTGCGGCCTCACCGCCGCCCAGGCGCGCAGGGCGTCCCCGAAGCTCTCCCGCCTCAACTCCGCCTCCAACCCCGACGCCGtgctcgccctcctctcctcctccaccgccggcctcgactccctctccctctcccgcgcggacctcaccgccgtcgtcgccgccgagccgcgGCTGCTCCGCGCGAGGCCCGGCACCATCGCCCGCCGCATCGCCTCCCTCCGCGGCCGCGCCAACCTGTCTGCGCCCCAGATCCGCAGCTTCCTCatgtcggcggcgcggcgcacctCGCCTCGTCCGACGTCTCCCCGAAGCTCGCGTTCTGGGTCCCCTTCCTGGGCTCCTTCGACATGCTCCTCAAGATCCTCAGGAGGTGCAACGCGATCCTCGCCACCGACGTCGACAAGGTGGTCAGGCCCAACGTCGCGCTGCTCGGGGAGTGCGGGCTAGGTGTTTGTGATATTGTCCAGATGACCCAGACCGCCGCGTGGCTGCTCACGTTCAACCCAGAGCGACTGAAGATTGTCGTGCGGCGCGCCGAGGAGCTCGGTGTGCCCACTTCATCGTGGGCGTTCAAGGACGCCGTGTGCACCGTCGCCCGTAACAACCAAGGCACCATCGCCGCGAGGATGGAGTTCTTGCGCGGCACTCTTGGTTGCTCCATGGACAAGCTACGCTCTGCGATCAGCAGGAAGCCGAGTATTCTAGGATTCTCGGAGAAGACGCTTCGCGGCAAAATAGAGTTCTTGCTCACTAAGGTCCGATTGGAGCCTGAATACATCTTGCAGAGGCCTGTGATGCTCACGCTCAGCCTGGACAAGCGGTTGGCGCCGCGGCATTATGTTCTACAAGCCCTTGTGGAGAAGGGGTTGATCAAAAATGATGTTGATAACTACAGTTGTGTTTGTTTTGGCAATGAACATTTCGTAGCGAGGTACATTGATCGCCACGAGGATGCTCTTCCTGGTCTCGCGGATGCCTATGCCGCTGTTCATGCTGGCAAATCGCCTGCACAAAGTCTAACTCAACATCTTCAGACAGACAGATATCGGAGGTCAGTTATCTCTCTGGCTTTATAGCTAATGCAACACTTCATCCTCTGAAGTTatctattgatttttttagtcaTGGCaacatctattttttttctcaaatctcAACATCAGTCAATGGTAGAACTACAAATCATCTGATTGCTAATAATGCTAATGCAAGTTGAAGTCATGGATATTTATGCAGCAACTCAATCGTTTTAATTTGAGC
The nucleotide sequence above comes from Oryza glaberrima chromosome 11, OglaRS2, whole genome shotgun sequence. Encoded proteins:
- the LOC127754777 gene encoding putative disease resistance protein RGA3 — encoded protein: MEHELEDLETTVMPQFKLVIEAAERSPRRVELERWLWKLKTAFYDAEDLLDMHEYKLLEREATCNNPTSSTSNALLAHMSAVSNLLPANRKLLRKLKELKNILVEAKNFHQEFLSADGTAAAIMGPNVNSSNTTTTSLPTSKVFCRDADRDHVVRMLCNPDDADASGERNYSTLAIVGHGGSGKTTLAQYIYNDERVVNHFDVRMWICISRKLDVHRHTSEIMESATNNNQGVHFTNLNNLQCALRGALQESQRFLLVLDDAWFYGFQDEEEWAKLLAPLVSRQRGSQVLVTSRSASLPAPLCCKQVFPLQNMKDTEYLALFKYHAFAGEQQNREELQDIAGKIAPKLGQSPLAAKVVGSQLSRNMTVAAWEDALKSDNLGETRGALLWSYQNLDPNIQRCFMYCSLFPKGHLYEINELVHLWVAEGFVADSSNQSRTLEDVGRAYFREMVSACFFQQVRTKFENIYNMHDIIHDLAETLSKGDCFRLEDSVTEIPHSVRHLSVYVDTLEHHKQSICRLIHLRTVICMEPVMDDVNKLFREVFCKTKKLRVLLLCFHNGNKLPQSIGELKHLRYLNIHKTSISELPGALCTLYHLQFLRIHGDVNNLPTKICNLSKLRHLEACSRYPRPSSGFIGQLVVPKIPYIGKLTKLQHILEFCVAKQKGHELQQLRDMTELSSSLIIKNLENVRTKDEALEAVLDNKIRLRRLLFSWSYPNDLHIDDSLHLEVLEGLRPPRELRHLSITGYRSPVYPSWLCEDYIVNLNALDLRSCSAVEGLPPSVQLMKHFHHIFLCNIRNLKTLLCFPGGLQSFTISGCPLLRFISSGELGQHELHTNLMKADNLSSRLSMIWETQRGSEVHKRKIKDALVSESSSMKQLMALMDDDISAQLQILKSASGSERDEVLLEEDTIKAWLYCQEQRTKLIYARPSENLLLLPSSLWFLSLSSCSLTDGALAVCLQRLTSLKSLYIMQIMSLTSFPSPQVLQCLTVLENLHIRSCWCLRSLGGLREAISLSELEIDSCVSLELVDGNGIATMPPSIEKLSVSGCVLGTDFLTTDFPHLHSISITCCRSSSSLAIGHLHSLESVSLNNMPDLCFLEGLSSCSHLQDIHLINVPKLITESFTQHNACKSLAINSEAMLSLMLSIKDFVLPEKLCFENYDEASLTFGTSANFTSIKSLEFNDSKVMYLPNSLKNLSSLERIKFDRCPNLSLLPDFPDSVQQIEIQECECLKRSCQAPNGENWPKIEHIRWKLIEFSKHDEGIMWCNAQV